In the genome of uncultured Pseudomonas sp., the window CCCTACTTTCCCGGAATCGGTTGCCGACGGCACCGTGGCCACTTGGCACAAGAAGCCGGGCGATGCGGTCAAGCGCGACGAGCTGATCGTCGACATTGAAACCGACAAGGTAGTGATCGAAGTGCTGGCCGAGGCCGACGGCGTCCTCGCACAAATCGTTAAGAATGAAGGCGACACCGTCCTCAGCAATGAAGTCCTCGGCACCCTGGGCGAGGGCGGTGCTGCTGCTCCTGCGCCGGCCGCTGCACAAACTGCTGCACCTGCCGCCGCTGCTTCGACTGCTGCCGCTGGTGATGATCAGATTCTTTCGCCGGCCGCGCGTAAGATCGCCGAAGAAAACGGCATCGACCCGAACAGTATTGCCGGTAGCGGCAAAGGTGGTCGTGTAACCAAGGAAGATGTGGTTGCCGCCGTTGAAGCGAAGAAAAACGCCCCAGCTGCCCCTGCTGCCAAGGCTGCTGCGCCTGCTGCCGCTGCTCCAGTATTTGCTACGGGCGACCGCACAGAGAAGCGCGTACCGATGACTCGCGTGCGTGCCACCGTGGCCCGTCGCCTGGTCGAAGCGCAGTCGAACATGGCCATGCTGACCACCTTCAACGAAGTCGACATGACTGAAGTCATGGCGCTGCGCTCGAAGTACAAGGACCTGTTTGAGAAGTCGCACAATGGCGTGCGCTTGGGCTTTATGTCGTTCTTCGTTAAAGCGGCTACCGAAGCGCTGAAGCGTTTTCCTGCGGTCAACGCCTCGATTGACGGTGCCGACATCGTTTACCACGGTTACGCGGACGTCGGTGTTGCGGTATCCAGCGATCGTGGTCTGGTGGTTCCAGTGCTGCGTAACGCTGAACTGATGAGCCTGGCTGAAATCGAAAATGGCATTGCCACTTTTGGTAAAAAAGCCCGCGACGGCAAATTGTCGATCGACGAAATGACCGGCGGCACGTTCACTATTACTAACGGTGGTACCTTCGGTTCGATGATGTCGACGCCGATCGTCAACCCACCACAAGCTGCGATCTTGGGGATGCATAACATCCTTCAGCGTCCGATGGCCATCAACGGCCAAGTGGTGATTCGCCCGATGATGTACTTGGCGTTGTCTTACGATCACCGCCTGATTGATGGTAAGGAAGCCGTGACCTTCCTGGTGACCATCAAAAACTTGCTGGAAGACCCGGCGCGCTTGCTGCTGGATATCTAAAGCCAGTTTCTCCCACGGCGGCCCTGTACACAGGGCCGTCCGGTTTATTCGAGAAGGAATACGTTATGACCCAGAAATTCGACGTGGTAGTCATCGGTGCCGGCCCTGGCGGTTATGTAGCCGCGATCAAAGCCGCTCAACTCGGTTTGAAAACAGCGTGCATTGAGAAGTACCAAGATAAGGAGGGCAAGACTGCCCTCGGTGGTACTTGCCTGAACGTCGGCTGTATTCCGTCCAAGGCCCTGCTGGACAGCTCCTGGAAATACCACGAAGCACACGAAGGCTTCGCTATTCACGGTATTGAAGCCAAAGGCGTGACTATCGATGTGCCTGCGATGATTGGCCGTAAAGCCAACATCGTGAAAAACCTCACTGGTGGTGTTGCCGGTCTGTTCAAGGCCAACGGCGTGACCCTGCTTGAAGGCCACGGCAAGTTGCTGGCAGGCAAGCAAGTTGAAGTCACCGGATCCGATGGTAAGACGCAGATCGTCGCAGCTGAGCATGTGATCCTGGCCTCCGGCTCCAAGCCGATCGATATTCCGCCAGCGCCGGTTGATCAAGATGTGATCGTCGACTCCACAGGCGCCCTGGAATTCCAGAGCGTGCCGAAGAAGCTTGGCGTGATCGGCGCGGGTGTAATTGGCCTGGAGCTGGGTTCGGTTTGGGCCCGTTTGGGTGCTGAAGTTACCGTCCTGGAAGCCCTGGACAAGTTCCTCCCGGCTGCCGATGAGCAGGTCGCCAAAGAAGCGCTGAAAACCCTCACCAAGCAAGGTTTGAACATCCGCCTGGGCGCGCGCGTCACGGGTTCGGAAGTGAAGAAGAAGCAAGTCACGGTTAACTTCACCGACGCGGAAGGCGAGCAGAAGATCGTTTTCGACAAGCTGATCGTTGCCGTCGGCCGTCGCCCAGTCACCACCGATCTGCTGGCTACCGATAGCGGCGTCGACATGGACGAGCGTGGCTTTATCTTTGTCGATGATCAGTGTTCCACCAGCGTGCCGGGCGTCTACGCCATCGGTGACGTGGTGCGTGGTGCAATGCTGGCTCACAAGGCTTCTGAAGAAGGCATCATGGTTGCCGAGCGCATCGCCGGGCATAAAGCCCAGATGAACTACGACCTGATTCCTTCGGTTATCTACACCCACCCGGAAATCGCATGGGTTGGTAAGACCGAGCAGCAGCTGAAGACTGAAGGCGTTGCCGTTAACGTCGGTACCTTCCCGTTTGCTGCCAGCGGTCGCGCCATGGCGGCTAACGATACCGGCGGTTTCGTCAAGGTGATTGCTGATGCCAACACTGACCGCGTTCTGGGTGTACACGTAATTGGCCCGAGCGCTGCTGAACTGGTACAGCAGGGTGCAATCGGTATGGAGTTCGGCACCAGCGCCGAGGATCTGGGGATGATGGTCTTCTCCCACCCGACGCTGTCCGAGGCGCTGCACGAAGCCGCCTTGGCCGTGCATGGCCAGGCCATCCACATCGCCAACCGCAAGAAGCGTTAAGTCGTTGTTTATTTGAGCGGTTACCTTCGTCGGCGTTGTGTACCGATGAAGGTGGCGGCTCAATAGGAAGAACCACGGCAAACTGCCCGCGCACGGCTTAGGCTGCTGCGCGGAAGGTTTGTCGGATTGCTCCAGAAGCAGTCACAGGTGGTGCGGCATCACAAGTGCAGCACCGTATGCGCAATACCTAAACGAAGACGGTAGACAAGCATGAATCTCCACGAGTATCAGGGTAAGCAGCTGTTCGCTGAATACGGCCTGCCCGTATCCAAGGGCTTCGCGGTAAACACCCCAGAAGAAGCCGCAGAAGCCTGCGATAAAATCGGTGGCACTGAGTGGGTTGTTAAGGCTCAGGTCCATGCCGGCGGTCGCGGTAAAGCGGGCGGCGTGAAGCTGGTCAAGAGCACAGAAGACGCCAAGGCTTTCGCTGCCAACTGGCTTGGCAAGCGTCTGGTGACTTACCAGACTGACGCCAACGGTCAGCCGGTCAACCAGATTCTGGTCGAGTCTTGCACCGATATCGCCAAGGAGCTGTACCTCGGCGCTGTTGTAGATCGTTCGAGCCGCCGCATCGTGTTCATGGCCTCCACCGAAGGTGGTGTGGACATCGAGAAAATCGCTCACGACACTCCTGAGAAGATTCTCAAGGCCACTATCGACCCGCTGGTCGGTGCTCAGCCGTTCCAGGGCCGCGATCTGGCATTCCAGCTGGGTCTGGAAGGTG includes:
- the lpdA gene encoding dihydrolipoyl dehydrogenase; the protein is MTQKFDVVVIGAGPGGYVAAIKAAQLGLKTACIEKYQDKEGKTALGGTCLNVGCIPSKALLDSSWKYHEAHEGFAIHGIEAKGVTIDVPAMIGRKANIVKNLTGGVAGLFKANGVTLLEGHGKLLAGKQVEVTGSDGKTQIVAAEHVILASGSKPIDIPPAPVDQDVIVDSTGALEFQSVPKKLGVIGAGVIGLELGSVWARLGAEVTVLEALDKFLPAADEQVAKEALKTLTKQGLNIRLGARVTGSEVKKKQVTVNFTDAEGEQKIVFDKLIVAVGRRPVTTDLLATDSGVDMDERGFIFVDDQCSTSVPGVYAIGDVVRGAMLAHKASEEGIMVAERIAGHKAQMNYDLIPSVIYTHPEIAWVGKTEQQLKTEGVAVNVGTFPFAASGRAMAANDTGGFVKVIADANTDRVLGVHVIGPSAAELVQQGAIGMEFGTSAEDLGMMVFSHPTLSEALHEAALAVHGQAIHIANRKKR
- the odhB gene encoding 2-oxoglutarate dehydrogenase complex dihydrolipoyllysine-residue succinyltransferase; this encodes MAIEIKAPTFPESVADGTVATWHKKPGDAVKRDELIVDIETDKVVIEVLAEADGVLAQIVKNEGDTVLSNEVLGTLGEGGAAAPAPAAAQTAAPAAAASTAAAGDDQILSPAARKIAEENGIDPNSIAGSGKGGRVTKEDVVAAVEAKKNAPAAPAAKAAAPAAAAPVFATGDRTEKRVPMTRVRATVARRLVEAQSNMAMLTTFNEVDMTEVMALRSKYKDLFEKSHNGVRLGFMSFFVKAATEALKRFPAVNASIDGADIVYHGYADVGVAVSSDRGLVVPVLRNAELMSLAEIENGIATFGKKARDGKLSIDEMTGGTFTITNGGTFGSMMSTPIVNPPQAAILGMHNILQRPMAINGQVVIRPMMYLALSYDHRLIDGKEAVTFLVTIKNLLEDPARLLLDI